AATTCTTCCCTCTAACATCTCCACATAGGCTTTACAAATAGTCAAACCTAGGCCTGCTCCTTGTCGCGCTGAAACATCAATGACTTCTGCCTGAATAAACCTTTCAAAAATAGCTTCTAATCTATCCTGTTTCACCCCTATCCCCGTATCTTTTACAAAGAACTCTAACAACTCTCCTCTTAATTCATAGCCAAACTCTATCTGGCCTACATCGGTATATTTCAGCGCATTTTTAATCAGGTTAGCAAGAATGGCATCTAGTTTATGACCATCTGTAGAAATTATGACTTCATTATCTTTCAAACTTCTACAAGATTTTAAAATAAGTCCTTTTAAATCAGCCTCAGGCTTAAAAAAGGCATAAATATCATCTAGACTTGCGTTTACACTTATCTTGGATTTATTTAACGACATTAATCCAGATTCAATTTTAGAAATATCAACAATATCGTTGATGATATTCAACATGCGCATCCCGCTCCTCTCTATCACCTTGATATACTCCTTTTGCTCTTCGCCGCTGATATCTGGATCCTTCAATAGTTCTGAGAATCCTAATATTCCATTCATGGGAGTTCTGATTTCATGGGACATATTAGCTAAAAAGGCAGACTTTAATCTATCACTCTCCTCTGCCTTTTCCTTAGCTTCAAATAACTCACTTTCTATTTCTTTTTCCTTAGAAATATCAAATGAGATTCCTCCTATAGAAGGTTCCTCATCTGGAAAATTTAATACAAATTTAAAATCATGAAGCCAAACTTTTTTCTCATTAATCACACATGGATATCTTAAATCGACCCTAGTCATGGCCCCATCCAAAAGGTTTTTTTCATATCTATCGATTTGAGCTGCAACACTAGAATCAAAAACTGGTTTTAATAGGCTGCCATTCTTGGATTGCTTTAATCCTGAGATATTATTAACCATATCGTTCATATAAACTAGATTTTGATCATGGTCTTTTATATAAACAAAAGCAGGAGTATGATCCATAAAACTTTTAAAAACAGACTCGCTCTTTAAAACTTTTTGTGTGATTTGCTTTACTCTATACCTTAATAAGGCAATAAAGATAACTAATGCTAAAATCACAAGAATGATAAAAATGATTAATTGTTGCAACCATTCCGGAAATACAACTAAAGTCCCAATTTCCCCATGAGCCCATTTCTGACGAGCTACATTATAAATGGAATTTCTATCATGCTGCCATTTTAATAAATAGGTATTGAGTGTATTGATTAAGTCTTCATTCTCACCTTTCTTCACAGCAAAGAAGATATCAAAGGGATTAAAAACAATTCCAGTGGACATGAGGCCATATTGCCTGTGATTTGGAGCTCCATAGGTATTGTTAACAACACCAGCATCCACATCTCCCGATGCAATGAGCTGAAATACAGAGGGAGAATCTGCTGTTTCGAAAAAGGTACAAGATATGGAGAGCTTACTTACTAGCTCTTTTAAATGCGCTCCATTTTGGTCAGACTTCATTACTGCAATCACCTTTCCTTCCAAATCTAAAACACCTTGAATTTCGCTATGTGGATCCACATAGACTTCGCTCCAAACCGTAAGTAAAGGAACAGAAGAATAATCTAGGAACTCGGCTCTATCTTCGGTATAAGCAACGCTGGTTAATAAATCGACCTCCCCATTTCTAATTCGTGTTAAACCTTCGTTCCAGGTTCCAAACACATAAACGAATTGGATATTTTCTTTGGTAGCAATCTCGTTTAATGCATCCACATAGAATCCCTTTATTTCACCATCCTCATCTTGAAATATACCAGGATGAAAACTAAAAGCTCCTACCTTTACTATTCTTTGGGCATCAACATTCCATGTGACTAATATCAATAAAGCTAATATGGTAAGTACTCTTTTCAATTATTTTAGTTTATAGATAAATGAGCATTCTATTATTCAAAATATTAAAATTGGTATTCAAATATAATGAAAAATATTCAGAACTCTTAATTTAAAATCATTCAAAATAAACAATTCACACGAAAAAAGAGGTTAAAAAGCAGCTATAAAACACCTACCACGTACCTGCTGGAGCAAAAAGAAAATCAATTGGGTTATCAATATCATAAAGAAGCTGATGAGCTTTAGTTTCCTTTTCACAGAAAGGTTGAATAAGCTTTACCATATTTTGGTATGTTTCTTTGGTCAGAATACAAAAGAAGGTTTCATTGTCTTTAGTAAGAATGCCATCATCTTCTTTACCAATGCCCATAATCATATTACAATTACGTGGCTCTATAAAATCTATCGCAGCTAAATTCATCTTTTTATTCTGTTTAATGATAAGCTCCTCTATTAACTCCTTAAAAAGTAGGGATTCCGAACTATCAAAATCATAGAGACGGATTAGACTCTCTCCAAACTCATTAATATTTTCTATAAAATCTAGCTGCATAGTATTTCTTGCTTTATGGTTGAGATTTTGCAAAGGTAATAAGTATGCAATAGCTCAATTAAAAAGCCCAATAAAAAATACTGGACTTTTAAAGAATCTTCTAAACACTACTTGACTACTTTTTGACAAAGATCTCTCCAGCAATTTCATTCTTCGATTTCACTTGGATATAATAATAGCCAGGAAGTAAATCTTGCACAACAATACTTTCAGGGAGCTGTTCAAAACTTTGAATAGTCTGCCCCAGCGAATTGAGGAGGTTAAGTTCTAAAACTTTTTCTGGATTTTGTAAATCAAGTTTTATATAGCTCTGAGCTGGGTTCGGATACAGTGACAAGCCTTTGAGTTCAACAAGTTCTTGGAGTCCTGTTTGTGAACCATTGGCTTTACTTCCAAAAATGATGTAATTATTTGGACTACCATTATATTTCACTTCTAACAAGGGAATTTCACCACCTTGTTTATACCATAAATAGGATATATAGGTAATGGAACTTTGAGTAACAAAGGTGGTATCTTTTTCTACTCGTTTTACTCTAAACACATTGTTATGAGTTTTATTATCGGGCATTTTTAAGGTTCCGAAACCATCATATTTTACCTGTGCCCTCCTCTCACCTGTAGCCAAATCACCATAGTAAAAAGTAGAAGTAATATCTGAAGTTTCACCATACTCTAGTGGGAAAGCCATTAATGCAATAGGAGGAAACCAACCTGATGCTGATGGTGGACGATAACGATACATCATCAAAGTATCATTCTGAAAATCATAATAGCCCAAGAGTTCTCCACTCACTCCATTGGTATGTCGTTCGAAAGCTGCATCAGGAAAGTATTCTGCCATATCGTGTTGTTTCTCTCTATATGAATCCACATTCACAAAGCTGGCATAGCTTTCAAATGGCAAATAAGAAAAATCCCAAGTATAATCAGGTCCAGTTTCCAATTCTAAATCATGCTGAAAATTACTCTCTGGAATAAAAATAATAGAGTCACTATCTCCAATATTAGGCATATCAGAACTTGTGAAAGCAGGCTGTGCATAGGAATCGCCAATGATAAAAAAAGCCATTGAAAGCAAAAGCATTCTCAAATGAGTAAAATAGATTTTCTTCATAATTTTTGTTTTAGGATGAATAATAAAACAAAAGAAGAAAAAATGAAGAGCCCAAACAATACGACAGATGTCGTATTATTTGGGCTCTAAATAATTATACTTGATAGTTTAAGCCTTATTCGTTGTCATTTTACCAGCAAAATAAGCCATTGGAATATAGGCTAGAACCAAATCAACCACGATAAACCAAGTTGGAGAAGGGACCGATAAAACCATCATAATCCCACCTATTAAAAAAACAAGTCCAATAGACAATGCAAAGGTCATTTTATGAGTCGCTGCAATAAGTCCTGCTATTAAAGCTCCAACAAATGCACCCAAAGCATGTGCTAAAAATGGCATTAAATAATGAATGGGTTGCAATAAGTCTGCTGCAGCTATCAAACCCTCTGTTGTAGTCATATCAGTCCCTTCAGGGGGAGGAATGATAGAGCCACTGTATGTAATAATAGTTATATTGACAAATCCGCCTACCACTATCCCTATTAAAACAGCTAAAATATTTCTTAGAATTGATTTCATAATTTTGAATTTGATTATTTTCAAAACTAATAAATATTAGGATTATCTCAGCAAATTGGTGATAATTTATTAATCCAGAAAGACTCATTACTTTAATAAAAGGAATTATTCCATTTTTCTTT
This genomic window from Lentimicrobium sp. L6 contains:
- a CDS encoding histidine kinase dimerization/phospho-acceptor domain-containing protein, translated to MKRVLTILALLILVTWNVDAQRIVKVGAFSFHPGIFQDEDGEIKGFYVDALNEIATKENIQFVYVFGTWNEGLTRIRNGEVDLLTSVAYTEDRAEFLDYSSVPLLTVWSEVYVDPHSEIQGVLDLEGKVIAVMKSDQNGAHLKELVSKLSISCTFFETADSPSVFQLIASGDVDAGVVNNTYGAPNHRQYGLMSTGIVFNPFDIFFAVKKGENEDLINTLNTYLLKWQHDRNSIYNVARQKWAHGEIGTLVVFPEWLQQLIIFIILVILALVIFIALLRYRVKQITQKVLKSESVFKSFMDHTPAFVYIKDHDQNLVYMNDMVNNISGLKQSKNGSLLKPVFDSSVAAQIDRYEKNLLDGAMTRVDLRYPCVINEKKVWLHDFKFVLNFPDEEPSIGGISFDISKEKEIESELFEAKEKAEESDRLKSAFLANMSHEIRTPMNGILGFSELLKDPDISGEEQKEYIKVIERSGMRMLNIINDIVDISKIESGLMSLNKSKISVNASLDDIYAFFKPEADLKGLILKSCRSLKDNEVIISTDGHKLDAILANLIKNALKYTDVGQIEFGYELRGELLEFFVKDTGIGVKQDRLEAIFERFIQAEVIDVSARQGAGLGLTICKAYVEMLEGRIWAESEFGKGSAFYFSIPYSRV
- a CDS encoding T9SS type A sorting domain-containing protein, which gives rise to MKKIYFTHLRMLLLSMAFFIIGDSYAQPAFTSSDMPNIGDSDSIIFIPESNFQHDLELETGPDYTWDFSYLPFESYASFVNVDSYREKQHDMAEYFPDAAFERHTNGVSGELLGYYDFQNDTLMMYRYRPPSASGWFPPIALMAFPLEYGETSDITSTFYYGDLATGERRAQVKYDGFGTLKMPDNKTHNNVFRVKRVEKDTTFVTQSSITYISYLWYKQGGEIPLLEVKYNGSPNNYIIFGSKANGSQTGLQELVELKGLSLYPNPAQSYIKLDLQNPEKVLELNLLNSLGQTIQSFEQLPESIVVQDLLPGYYYIQVKSKNEIAGEIFVKK